Below is a window of Streptomyces sp. NBC_00223 DNA.
CCGGATTCGTCGACCGCGCCCATCTGCCCGCCCCCGAGGCGACGATCACGCCGGCGCCCGGCTCCTGGGCGGGGGTTCACCCGTCGAAGGGCTACCGCGTGGTCCTGCTCACCACGGGTGACGACCGTCCGACCAGGACCCTGGTGGCGGCGGTCAAGGACTGGGCCTCGGAGGAGCACGTCGACCTCAGGACCGTGGTCGCCGACGGCCCGTCCGACCTCGTGCCCGCCGTCACCAAGGCCATGGAGCTGGGCCCCGACCTCATCGTCAGCGCGGGCAACGACCTGATCGACGCCCTCGCGATGGTCACCCCGAACCATCTCTCGCAGCAGTTCCTCGTCGTGGGCGCGGAGTTGGCCGAGCCCACCCACAACGTCACGGCCGTCGACTGGTCCGGCGCGTCGTTCCGCGGCGAAGGGCTCGGCATGTCCTCGACCTATGACGCCGCCTCGTTCACCGCCGAGCACTGCGCGGACGCCGTCAGGGCGGGTACCGCGGCCGTGCTCAGCAAGCTGACGGGCATCGTGATCTGGCTCGACAAGGACGCCGCCTAGAGCCTCGCTGGGGGCACGCCGGACCGCCCCGACCGGACCACCTTGGCCAGGTGGTCCGGTCGGGGCGGTCCGGTCGTCGCGGCCGCGCGGGGCGATCCGGTCCCGGCGGGCCGGTCCCGCGGTCCGGTCAGCCGAAGCGGCCGTTGACGTAGTCGGCGGTGCGGGAGTCCTGTGGGCTGCCGAACATCGCCTCGGTGGGGCCGTGTTCGACGATCCCGCCGGGCGTGCCCTGCTCGGCGAGGAAGAAGGCCGTGCGGTGGGAGACCCGCGCGGCCTGCTGCATGTTGTGGGTCACGATCACCACGGTGACCTCGTCGGCCAGTTCCCTGATGGTCTCCTCCACCCGGCGGGTCGAGGTGGGGTCCAGCGCCGAGCAGGGCTCGTCCATCAGCAGCACCCGGGGACGGATCGCCAGCGAGCGGGCGATGCACAGCCGCTGCTGCTGGCCGCCGGAGAGCGCGCCGCCGGGCTGCCGCAGCCGGTCCCGTACCTCTTTCCACAGACCGGCCCGGAGCAGGCACTCCTCCACCAGCAGGTCCTTGGTCTGCCGGGAGGCGCGGGCGCCGGTCAGCTTCAGACCGGCCAGCACGTTGTCGTAGATGCTCATCGCCGGGAACGGGTTGGGCTTCTGGAACACCATGCCGATGTGCCGGCGGGCCTCGGTCAGCCGACGTCCGGCCGCGTAGATGTCGTCGCCGTCGAGCAGCACCTCGCCGCCCATGGCGGCGCCGGGGATCATCTCGTGCATCCGGTTCAGGGTGCGCAGGAAGGTGGACTTGCCGCAGCCGGAGGGGCCGATCAGGGCGGTCACCCGGCCGGCGGGCATGGTCAGCGAGACCCGGTCCAGGACCTTGTGCGTGCCGAACCAGGCGGAGACCGCGCGGGCGTCCAGGGTGGCGGGGCCGGGGCCGCGGACCGGGTCGTCGGTCACGGGCAGGACGGCGGTGGTCTCTTCGGGGGTGGCGATGTCGGTCACGGCGGGCACCTCGGGCGGTACGGAGGGACGGTACGGGGGTCAGAGCAGGTTGGGGAGCAGGCCGGTGATCTGGTCGGCCACCTGGAAGCCGACGACGGCGGTGACCGGCAGGAAGACGATCCACGCCTGGTGGCGGCCCCAGCGGTGCCAGGCCCACACGGCCGCGACGGCCACCGCGAGCAGCGCCTGGAGCCACAGCACGAGCTTCCACAGCTCCCCGGTGGAGGTGCCCATCGGCTGCTCGTCGGCGGGGAGCGAACCGGGCCGGATGACGGCGTCGGGGGTGTCGGCGGTCCTGGACACCAGATCGGCGTCCACCCGCAGCACACCGCTGGGCAGATACGGCGTCCCGGCGGCGGTGACCAGCACCACCCGGCCGCCCGCCGCGGCCGGCGGCGGCGGGACCGGGTCGCCGGCCCGGCGTACACCGAGCACCCGGAACCGGTGGCGGCCCTGGCCGGTGGTGACGGAGAAGGTGTCGCCGGCCCGCAGCCGGTCCAGGTCGCCGAACGGCCCACCGTAGGCGGCCGCCCGGCCCATCAGCACGCTGGTGCCGGCCTGGCCGGGCAGCGGGGTGTCGCGGCGGTGGCCGGCCCCGCCGGTCAGTACAGCGGCCGAGGTGCCCTCGGAGACCACCTCGCGCAGGTGCAGCCGGGGGATCTCCAGCAGCGCGAGCGGCGTGCCCGGGGCGAGCAGCCGGCCCTGCTGGTCGGTCTGGGCGACCGGCGCGGTGCCGTCGGCGAGGGCGGCGCGCAGCGCGTCGAACCGC
It encodes the following:
- a CDS encoding phosphate ABC transporter ATP-binding protein; protein product: MDARAVSAWFGTHKVLDRVSLTMPAGRVTALIGPSGCGKSTFLRTLNRMHEMIPGAAMGGEVLLDGDDIYAAGRRLTEARRHIGMVFQKPNPFPAMSIYDNVLAGLKLTGARASRQTKDLLVEECLLRAGLWKEVRDRLRQPGGALSGGQQQRLCIARSLAIRPRVLLMDEPCSALDPTSTRRVEETIRELADEVTVVIVTHNMQQAARVSHRTAFFLAEQGTPGGIVEHGPTEAMFGSPQDSRTADYVNGRFG
- a CDS encoding sortase, which translates into the protein MTVTDQTPPQAAQPDEPPAPEPDKAPTPAAPTPAPTQTPGPPPAPTQTPTPAPTPVPTPAEAPVPTPGRPAAASSSARPAARQLAGGALLALAVLLLGLAANLVVVSGVQHRSAQQERFDALRAALADGTAPVAQTDQQGRLLAPGTPLALLEIPRLHLREVVSEGTSAAVLTGGAGHRRDTPLPGQAGTSVLMGRAAAYGGPFGDLDRLRAGDTFSVTTGQGRHRFRVLGVRRAGDPVPPPPAAAGGRVVLVTAAGTPYLPSGVLRVDADLVSRTADTPDAVIRPGSLPADEQPMGTSTGELWKLVLWLQALLAVAVAAVWAWHRWGRHQAWIVFLPVTAVVGFQVADQITGLLPNLL